In the Sus scrofa isolate TJ Tabasco breed Duroc chromosome 6, Sscrofa11.1, whole genome shotgun sequence genome, one interval contains:
- the ZNF329 gene encoding zinc finger protein 329 isoform X1, with protein MWTPPQLVGKSPFCGYGRRPSAAWNTRLKMTAQDLPEELSCDMELEGFTRQGPHFSILDDSWNCESQEGCLKQSALTQEEPGAQKAVHEYPGFGEHLSVSPDLPRYQRVPTTNGFCVHGSDVKSLDCDPALHSCHKSYVARRTGDSDACGKTFSHSIEVIQFGRTQTREKPCKYPETVKSFSPFAPLGEQKIMKRGKKLYEGKDFGDIFTLSSSLNENKRSSPGEKLYKCTECGKCFKRNSSLVLHHRTHTGEKPYTCNECGKSFSKNYNLIVHHRIHTGEKPYKCSKCGKAFSDGSALTQHQRIHTGEKPYECLECGKTFNRNSSLILHQRTHTGEKPYRCNECGKPFTDISHLTVHLRIHTGEKPYECSKCGKAFRDGSYLTQHERTHTGEKPFECVECGKSFNRNSHLIVHQKIHSGEKPYECKECGKTFIESAYLIRHQRIHTGEKPYGCDQCQKLFRNIAGLIRHQRTHTGEKPYECNQCGKSFRDSSCLTKHQRIHTKETPYQCPDCGKSFKQNSHLAVHQRLHSREGPSHCPQCGKTFRRSSSLIRHQRSHPGEQPVDL; from the coding sequence CCTGGAACACAAGATTGAAAATGACAGCTCAAGACCTTCCTGAAGAACTGTCCTGTGACATGGAGTTGGAAGGATTTACGAGACAGGGTCCTCATTTCTCCATTTTAGATGACAGTTGGAATTGTGAGAGCCAGGAGGGATGTTTGAAGCAATCAGCCTTAACTCAGGAGGAACCAGGAGCTCAGAAAGCAGTTCATGAATATCCTGGATTTGGGGAGCATTTGAGTGTGAGCCCAGACCTTCCACGATATCAAAGAGTTCCTACAACAAATGGTTTCTGTGTACATGGCTCAGATGTTAAAAGTCTGGATTGTGACCCAGCTTTACACAGTTGTCACAAAAGTTATGTAGCTAGGAGAACAGGTGACAGTGATGCCTGTGGGAAAACCTTCAGTCATTCCATAGAAGTTATTCAATTTGGAAGAACTCAAACTAGAGAGAAACCCTGTAAATACCCTGAGACTGTTAAGTCTTTCAGTCCTTTTGCCCCTCTTGgtgaacaaaaaataatgaaaagaggaaagaaattgtaTGAAGGTAAGGATTTTGGGGACATCTTTACCCTGAGTTCATCTCTTAATGAAAACAAGAGGAGCAGCCCTGGAGAGAAGCTGTATAAATGTACTGAATGTGGCAAGTGCTTCAAACGGAACTCTTCTCTTGTTTTACATCACCgaactcacactggagagaaaccttatacCTGTAATGAGTGTGGAAAGTCCTTCTCCAAGAACTACAACCTGATTGTGCATCACAGAATCCATACAGGAGAGAAGCCTTATAAATGCAGtaaatgtgggaaagccttcagtgaTGGGTCTGCTCTGACACAACACCAGAGGATTCACACTGGggagaaaccttatgaatgtcTAGAATGTGGGAAAACCTTCAATCGAAATTCATCCCTGATTCTGCACCAAAGGACTCATACAGGGGAAAAACCATATAGATGTAATGAGTGTGGGAAACCTTTCACAGACATCTCTCACCTCACAGTGCATCTCAGAatccacactggggagaagccCTACGAATGTAGCAAATGTGGAAAGGCCTTCCGAGATGGCTCATACCTCACCCAGCACGAGAGgactcacactggagagaagccctTTGAGTGTGTGGAATGCGGGAAATCCTTCAACCGTAACTCTCACCTTATTGTGCATCAAAAAATCCATTCTGGGGAGAAGCCCTATGAGTGTAAAGAATGTGGGAAAACTTTCATTGAGAGTGCTTACCTCATCAGACACCAGAGGATTCATACCGGCGAGAAGCCCTATGGCTGTGACCAGTGTCAGAAACTTTTCAGGAACATTGCCGGCCTCATCCGGCACCAGAGgactcatactggagagaagccctaTGAATGTAATCAGTGCGGCAAATCTTTCAGGGACAGCTCCTGTCTGACCAAGCACCAGAGAATTCACACCAAGGAGACCCCATACCAGTGTCCAGACTGTGGAAAGTCCTTCAAGCAGAACTCTCACCTGGCAGTACATCAGAGACTCCACAGCAGGGAGGGTCCCAGCCATTGTCCTCAGTGTGGGAAAACATTCAGAAGGAGCTCTTCCCTCATCCGACACCAAAGATCACACCCTGGGGAACAGCCTGTGGATCTTTAA
- the ZNF329 gene encoding zinc finger protein 329 isoform X2: protein MTAQDLPEELSCDMELEGFTRQGPHFSILDDSWNCESQEGCLKQSALTQEEPGAQKAVHEYPGFGEHLSVSPDLPRYQRVPTTNGFCVHGSDVKSLDCDPALHSCHKSYVARRTGDSDACGKTFSHSIEVIQFGRTQTREKPCKYPETVKSFSPFAPLGEQKIMKRGKKLYEGKDFGDIFTLSSSLNENKRSSPGEKLYKCTECGKCFKRNSSLVLHHRTHTGEKPYTCNECGKSFSKNYNLIVHHRIHTGEKPYKCSKCGKAFSDGSALTQHQRIHTGEKPYECLECGKTFNRNSSLILHQRTHTGEKPYRCNECGKPFTDISHLTVHLRIHTGEKPYECSKCGKAFRDGSYLTQHERTHTGEKPFECVECGKSFNRNSHLIVHQKIHSGEKPYECKECGKTFIESAYLIRHQRIHTGEKPYGCDQCQKLFRNIAGLIRHQRTHTGEKPYECNQCGKSFRDSSCLTKHQRIHTKETPYQCPDCGKSFKQNSHLAVHQRLHSREGPSHCPQCGKTFRRSSSLIRHQRSHPGEQPVDL, encoded by the coding sequence ATGACAGCTCAAGACCTTCCTGAAGAACTGTCCTGTGACATGGAGTTGGAAGGATTTACGAGACAGGGTCCTCATTTCTCCATTTTAGATGACAGTTGGAATTGTGAGAGCCAGGAGGGATGTTTGAAGCAATCAGCCTTAACTCAGGAGGAACCAGGAGCTCAGAAAGCAGTTCATGAATATCCTGGATTTGGGGAGCATTTGAGTGTGAGCCCAGACCTTCCACGATATCAAAGAGTTCCTACAACAAATGGTTTCTGTGTACATGGCTCAGATGTTAAAAGTCTGGATTGTGACCCAGCTTTACACAGTTGTCACAAAAGTTATGTAGCTAGGAGAACAGGTGACAGTGATGCCTGTGGGAAAACCTTCAGTCATTCCATAGAAGTTATTCAATTTGGAAGAACTCAAACTAGAGAGAAACCCTGTAAATACCCTGAGACTGTTAAGTCTTTCAGTCCTTTTGCCCCTCTTGgtgaacaaaaaataatgaaaagaggaaagaaattgtaTGAAGGTAAGGATTTTGGGGACATCTTTACCCTGAGTTCATCTCTTAATGAAAACAAGAGGAGCAGCCCTGGAGAGAAGCTGTATAAATGTACTGAATGTGGCAAGTGCTTCAAACGGAACTCTTCTCTTGTTTTACATCACCgaactcacactggagagaaaccttatacCTGTAATGAGTGTGGAAAGTCCTTCTCCAAGAACTACAACCTGATTGTGCATCACAGAATCCATACAGGAGAGAAGCCTTATAAATGCAGtaaatgtgggaaagccttcagtgaTGGGTCTGCTCTGACACAACACCAGAGGATTCACACTGGggagaaaccttatgaatgtcTAGAATGTGGGAAAACCTTCAATCGAAATTCATCCCTGATTCTGCACCAAAGGACTCATACAGGGGAAAAACCATATAGATGTAATGAGTGTGGGAAACCTTTCACAGACATCTCTCACCTCACAGTGCATCTCAGAatccacactggggagaagccCTACGAATGTAGCAAATGTGGAAAGGCCTTCCGAGATGGCTCATACCTCACCCAGCACGAGAGgactcacactggagagaagccctTTGAGTGTGTGGAATGCGGGAAATCCTTCAACCGTAACTCTCACCTTATTGTGCATCAAAAAATCCATTCTGGGGAGAAGCCCTATGAGTGTAAAGAATGTGGGAAAACTTTCATTGAGAGTGCTTACCTCATCAGACACCAGAGGATTCATACCGGCGAGAAGCCCTATGGCTGTGACCAGTGTCAGAAACTTTTCAGGAACATTGCCGGCCTCATCCGGCACCAGAGgactcatactggagagaagccctaTGAATGTAATCAGTGCGGCAAATCTTTCAGGGACAGCTCCTGTCTGACCAAGCACCAGAGAATTCACACCAAGGAGACCCCATACCAGTGTCCAGACTGTGGAAAGTCCTTCAAGCAGAACTCTCACCTGGCAGTACATCAGAGACTCCACAGCAGGGAGGGTCCCAGCCATTGTCCTCAGTGTGGGAAAACATTCAGAAGGAGCTCTTCCCTCATCCGACACCAAAGATCACACCCTGGGGAACAGCCTGTGGATCTTTAA